The sequence ATTCGCTGGGCTGAGGCCGGGTCAGAAGATCGACACCATCTCGCTTGAAGAGGCACTGGCGCTCTTCCACCTGCCACGCGCACTGGGTGAAACAGCCGCCGGCGAGCCGGTGGAGGCCAACATCGGCCGCTTCGGTCCCTACGTGAAATACGGCAAGAAGTACGTATCCATCCGTGACGACGACCCTCATACCATCGCCCTCGAGCGCGCACTCGAACTCATCGAGGAGAAGAAGCAAGCCGATGCGAACCGTCTGATTCAGGAATTCGCGGACGAAGGCATCCAGGTCCTCAACGGCCGCTACGGACCCTACATCACGGACAAGAAGAAAAACGCCAGGGTGCCCAAGGGTGAGGATCCGGCCTCGCTGACGCTGGAACAATGCCAAAAGCTCCTTGCGGAGGCCCCGGAGAAGAAGGCAAGGCGAAAGGCCGCGCCGAAGAAGAAACGCGCCTCGGGGAGTTAGCCTGCGTTGGGGCAACGCGCAGGTACGATAACCCGACCAGAGCAGGCCATACGCGTCTGCGGCGGGCGAAGCATCCTCGCGGCAGCGCGGGCCCTGCGAGGAGGCGGCGTGATCGCCTATCCAACCGAGGCCGTTTTCGGGCTCGGTTGCGACCCGCTCGATCCCGGCGCGCTGAGGCGCCTTCTGCGTCTGAAACAGCGCGACGCCGCCAAGGGCCTGATCCTGATCGCATCGGGTTTTCGGCAACTGCGCCCTTACCTGGCCCCCATCCCGGCCGAGATTCTGGCTCGGATCCACCGCACCTGGCCAGGCCCCGTCACCTGGTTGATGCCAGCAAGACCCTGGGCGCCAAGGCTGCTGCGCGGTGGCCACGAGACGCTCGCGGTCCGCGTCACGGCGCATCCCGTGGCCTCGGCCCTATGTCGGGCGGCGGGCATGGCGATCGTCTCGACCAGCGCGAACCTCAGCGGAGGTCCACCGGCCAGAACGGCCGCCGAGGTCCGTGCCTGG comes from Gammaproteobacteria bacterium and encodes:
- a CDS encoding Sua5/YciO/YrdC/YwlC family protein; the encoded protein is MLAAARALRGGGVIAYPTEAVFGLGCDPLDPGALRRLLRLKQRDAAKGLILIASGFRQLRPYLAPIPAEILARIHRTWPGPVTWLMPARPWAPRLLRGGHETLAVRVTAHPVASALCRAAGMAIVSTSANLSGGPPARTAAEVRAWFDGRIDYLLDGPVDRRASPTKIYDARSGRLLRPGGNDESSMRAGSTMG